The nucleotide sequence atatatatatatatatatatatatatatatatatagatagagagagagagagagagagagagagaaagagagagactcTCCTCAAACGATTTCTTTTCGTTACGACAGTAGATGTGCTTGATGTTGTGTCGAGAAACGCTGCAAAGTTAATTTCAGCCCACGCTAGCTACGTTTAGTCGCGGTTTGTTTGTGTGCTTTACGTTTGGTCAGATTCGGTGTGAAGAAGCTAATAGATCTTTTTTAAATCTTTTTTATATCCAACCAAACTGGATGAAAAGTTGTTTGAAGGGGATTGATTCAACGGGCGAACTACAAGAGGTCACACCATATCATCAGCGAGCTCACTGCAACCGTCATGTGAGATCCGACTGCGACAAGTTGTCGTCTCATTGTCCCTGTCCATCTTCAGTACTACTTGCTGAACGAAACAAACAAGGCAACAACTCTGCACTACGTTAACTGTTCGATTCCGTTACCAAAATACGTTATCGATCGAAGGGCAAAACATGGAACCTCTGCACTAGTGAAGTGTTACACGGGTATATTTACAACATTCGGTaaaaggacgtacccagtgcacAGTCTATGCAGGGTCTGAGGAAGGATATCAGTGGCAACCTTTATTCtcgtctgtgcaatgcgaggagaccgcgactcgaacccgaaaCCTTTCGGTTATAGGCTGTAAAACTCTACCGCTTGCATCAGGCTTGCCCTTCATATTTTACGACAGTTGGTAAAGAAGTAATTTTGGTGCAGCAGCAGCCTTCGGCCATCAACTGCGCCACAACTAGCTCTGATCACCACCGGTTACGAATTTGAAGCTGTAGACTCCCTTCGCAGAAACCATAAAGCTGGATACAGACACGGATTAGAATTCAGAGAACACCTTTCAAGTAGGCTGAGGCCATCTGCAGCCATCCAGAGCTGCCCCCAAGAAAGCTCCCCACCAAACAGCACGGTAAACTGGAGTGCTACCACTCATTTGCATCACGAGGCTTTTACACGTGtgtcattaaaaaagtttgtaattacacataGGTTATTAAAAAATTGACCGCACATATATGCTACCGTTgtgaacttctttgctctctaAGTCATTCCATCCGCATTCCGTTCATTTTTCACCGTTTGGGAGTCCTGACAAGTGGGTCGGGTCAGTCAAAAAGTCCATAATACTTCTCTCATCCCTAtcctctctctctcaaactcgaCCTCATCTCTCTTCTCCGCGCGCGCCCCCGGTGGAGCTCGCCCGTGCCCGCGGCGGCCGGCCGGGGTCGAGCTCGCGTCACCTCCACGCGCGCTACGGCAGATCCACGGCGAGGACCGGCTGCGGCAGCTCCACGCGCGCCGCCTCCTGGctctcgccgccgccggtggGGACGAGGCCGCCTCCCTGCACACCGgcgccctcgccgtcgccgtcggggCTCGTGTCGGTGTGCGCGGGGGAGCTCTGCCCTCGGCTGTTGCAGCTCCCCTTTGCTCACCATGTCCATCCccgccatctccttcttcttggccGCGGAGGCGCAGGAGGCGCGCCGGCACCTCGCCCGGGCGCGGAGCGCGCGGCGGCACAGCGCGACGGGCACGCCCACGGCCACGAGCACGACGAGCTCCACCACCGCAAAGGGGAAGCAGCAGCACACCGCCTGCGCCGCGACGACAAGCAGGAGCACGGGGAGCACGGAACGGAGGcgcaagagaaagagagagaaaaagagagtttGGGTGGCTGACAAACGGACCCCACCGTATGGTAAAATGGTCATTTCACCTGTCAGTTTGACACCGTTAAGTAGAAAAACggacggaatggcttggagagcaGAGAAGCTCAGAACGGTGGCATATGTGTAcggtcaacttttttaatggcctATGTGTAATTACAAATTTTTTTAATAACACGCATGTAAAAGCATCTTGCATCATTGCCAACCCCAAACCAACCTTCCTGTGCTCCTCGCCTGCCTCCCCCTCCATGCAtcaacctcccctgcacggctgTTCCCATCTCTCTCGCCCTCTGGGCCTCATGATTCTGTTGCAAAGGCTGCACTGCCGAACCACCATATGAATGGCTTTGTTTCACCTTTCCTTCCCCGTGCCGTGCTCCTCTGAAAAGATTCCCCGTCTTCTCGTCTCCGCTGATACACAGATTCATCATGCAGAAAGCAGAAACTCCCCGCTCAATTAGGACCACTGGACGGCTGCATCACTGACTTTCACACTGTACTGTGCATGGACCTGGACCCTCTTCCTCTGTCCTCTCTCTCTCATCCATAACGACATGGCACCTTTGCAGCACGCTGCTGcctactagtactagtagtacctCTTGAACCCACTTTGGTGCCTAATCCCGGGCCCTGATGAGGCCGAGCTTTGCATTTCCTGGCACTGCATTGGTTTGGTTCTTGTTCCTGAGCAGTTGAGCTGCGCACACCAACTTCTTTTGCGTAAGGTATTGTAATGTAATTGTCTTCGGCTTTGTCTGAGTTGCAGTCCAGTTCTTCCCTCGCCTGCTTTTAATCTTTTAATCCCCAATTTGCGTAAGTTCAATCTGCAGTTTACAAATGCTTTGCATCCTGCAGTTTACTCATTTTTTGTCACATGGTGTGGTGGCTTGCCGAGTCTGATGCACACATTCTCTGCTTCTTCCACCTTGCTGCAGTTCTTGGCACGGCGTTGTAGCTGACCATGTGAGTTCCACCTTGCTAAGTGCCATGTGAGTAGCTGACCACAGCTCACTCCAAGTGCAGCGGCAGCCCATTCCACTGCTGGATCTGCCCGAGGTTCCGCGATGGAGCAGTCCTGCTGCTACTTCCCGCTGCGGTGGGAGAGCACGGGCGACCAGTGGTGGTACGCGTCACCGATAGACTGGGCGGCGGCCGACGGCCACTACGACATCGTCCGCCAGCTGCTGCACCTCGACCCCAACCTGCTCATCAAGCTCACCTCCCTccgccggatccgccgcctcGAGGCGCTGTGGGACGACGACGCCCGCTTCGCCGACGCCGCCAGGAACCGCGCGTCCGTCGCCCGGAGCCTGCTGCTGGAGTGCCAGTGCAGGAACCCGAACCACCACcgccccgcccccgccgccggcgccggagaGAACACGCTGCTCCGGGCCGGGTACGGCGGGTGGGTGCTCTACACGGCGGCCTCGGCCGGGGACGCGGCGTTCGTGCGGGAGCTGCTGGAGAGGGACCCGCTGCTCGTGTTCGGAGAGGGCGAGTACGGCGTCACGGACATGTTCTACGCGGCCGCCAGGGGCGGGAGCGCGGATGTGTTCAGGCTGCTGCTCGACCACGCCATGTCGCCGAGTTGCTCGACGAATTGCCGGAACGGCGAAGGCGGTGCCGGGCGCGGCTCCGTGTTCCGGCCTGAGATGATGAGCCGGGCCGTCCACGCCGCCGCGAGAGGCGGGAGCGTGGAGATGCTCAGGGAGCTGCTCGAGGAAGGGCCCTCCAGCGTGTCGACGTATCTCGACATCCGTGGATCCACAGTGCTGCATGCCGCCGCTGGGAGAGGGCAGCTGCAGGTGAGCCATCGACAATTGCTATTGCATGTATCACATCTTTTGCAAATGCTTTCTTAACCGTTCTTGCTGTAAGCCTGGATCCTTACGTGAATGGTTATTATCAGTCGTATGTATGTGGATCAAGGAGATTCTtctttagattgtttgcatgctTTTCGAATTCTGATTTGCTTTTATtgcctgtttagttgcacttcattttgcaaaaattttcaagatttcccgtcacatcgaatctttggacgcatgtatgaagcattaaatacaaataaaaaataaaactaattacacagtttagatgaaattcacgagacgaatcttttaagcctaattagactatgattgaacactaattgccaaataacaacgaaagtgctacagttctTCTCGATTGATCAGTTTAGCAAGGATCTGCGTACGGACTACAGAGGATGCATTCCATTAAAACCTTAGTTGGTTTGCTTTAGAACAAACTACTCTGTGCTTGTATTTTCCTCAGCTAGGTTGATATTGGAAAATAAATTGTTCATCTAGAAATGCTGAGCGTCACCTAAAATCACTTTGTTACTTCAGCAATTccgtaaagtttttttttaatgaaCAGACACAATTCTACTATAAAGGAGCATCAACAAGTTTTATAGTTTAATGTGACAGTCATATAACGTCCAGTTGGAGAATGTTCCTTGAGTGATTTCAATCTCTGGTTATTGTAATCCTACATAATAGTATATTAAGCTAGGGTGTCACTATATACTTGTTGGCCACTTTTTTATTTCATTTATGATACTGAGCATAGTTATCAACCCATACAGTTCGTGGTCATAAAGTGTAGAAAGTATAGTTTGACATAAAAGGTAGCTTTCTTTCCTATCAATATGCCCCTTTACAATAATTTGAGAACAGAGTGAATATACCAAATGAATTGGAAAGTAGAAGTTTCCTATTTCTACACCTCATCTTCTAAGCATACCTTATGCAGGTTGTCAAGTACCTTCTGGCCTCTTTCGACATAATCAATTTGACTGATAATCACGGGAACACAGCACTGCATGTAGCAGCCTATCGAGGGCACCAACCTGTTGTGGAAGCGATGGTTGCTGCGTCTCCATCAACCTTGTCAGCTATTAACAATGCTGGTGACACATTTCTCCATTCAGCAGTTACAGGATTCAGGACCCCAGGATTCCGACGGCTTGACCGCCAATTGGAGCTGATGAGATACCTCATACGCGAAAGAACTGCAGATATCCAGAAGATCATCAATCTGAGAAACGACGCAGGCCTTACAGCACTCCACCTGGCTGTGGTTGGCTGCGCACACCCAGATCTGGTCGAGCTATTGATGACCGCCCCGTCAATCGACCTGAATGCTGAAGACGCTAACGGCATGACTGCGCTGGCGCTGCTGAAACAGCAGCTGCGTTCAGCAACATCTGACCGGCTCATCAAGCAGATAGTTTCCGCTGGAGGGGTCTTGAATTCGAGCATTCTAAGAACCCGATCAGCCATTGCTTCTCAGATCAAGATGCAGGGTGGGATTGCAGGCAGTCCTGGTACCACTTTCAAGGTATCAGATGCAGAGATATTCTTGTTCTCGGGTATGGGAGCAGTGGAGTCTCTAAGGCCAAGCTCGTGCTCCAGCAACGGGAAGGATGACCCTACTCATGCAGATGCAGATTGCGCTGAAAACCATGGATCATCAGAGAAGAGGCTGAGCTCCGCGACCCGGGCCAAAGACCGTCTCAAGATGATGCTGAGATGGCCTCGCCACAAGGCACCCAAGAAATCAGAGGACAGCAGCCCGCTGGACTCGATCAAGAAGCTGAGCGAACGCGAGGCCGAGACCCCTGCTCCACTAAGGCAGAAATTTACCAAGACAACAGCGCTCAACGGCAAGCGGACCCTAGCAGTGAAGAGCTCCACCCCAAGCTCCTCGTCCACCAAGAAGAAGCTGAACACAAAGCTCATACACGGCATCATGGAGGCCATGCCACAGCTAGCGCCGGCTACCACGCGGTCCGGGTCGCCAACGGACACGCTCCTGAGGTCCTCGATATCATCCACACCTCAGCCGCTGGCGAAGCTGAAGGACATCTGCCTCGACGACGAGATCTCCATGGTGACGCCGCCCGTCGGCAAGCTGAAGGACATCGTCCTGGACAGTGACGACACCACGGAGGACCCCTCGTGCTCCAACTCGTCCATGGACGACGGCTGTGGCACCGGGACGGCGGAGAGCGTGACCCGGAAGCACGGGTGCGGCAATGGGAGGCTGATCAACAGCTGCTTTGGCGCGCAGGGCCTCACCGTGGAGGACTCGGCGAGCGGGCAGCAGACGAGCAAGATGTTCAAGCAGCAGTGCCTAAGGATGTCCTGATTGACGGCATATCGCCATCGGCGTGCTGTCTCAGCTGCATCCAACAACTTGTATTGTATCATAGATTCACGGCGTGGTGTGATTGGTTTGGTATCTCGCGTGCAGCTATGCGTGCTTGTTTTCGTGTCGTGCTTGCTGCCTTGCATAACCAGTGGTGAACTGGTAAACCAATGAATCTGTGCTTGTGTAAACGGTGACGTTGACGAATTCACAGCTGTCAGTTTCTAACTTTCAGTGTCAGATCGTACAATCTTCAACGAATCACCGTTGATGAATCACTTCCTCAAATTTTACAACCTACTACCAACTATGACGTAAGGGTCAaccgaattttttacaatttggcctTTTTCttaaagtttctcataaatagattcctgacggaaagaattcagtaaatggacccttagctcggcgtcattgatgctggcgccaccgtcactggcgccgagctcctgagcACGGTCGATaacctgccagggggctcggctCCAGAGTGACTGGCaccgagctcgacgccgtagaTCTTTACGCCGAGCTCGAAAATATCTACCTAGTCCGCGCcttttctctcttcttcttcctctcacgcCCTAGCCCTGCCCTTGCCCACACCACCGCCGCCCCCGCACCCGCTCAGCGCCgcgccgtgcccgtgcccgcgCCGCCCCGTGCCTCGCCGAGCCCGCACAGCCGCGCCCGCTCCCGCATCGAGGCCGCGCCCCTCGCCGCTCCGAGGCCACGCCTgttcccgcgcccgcgcccgaggccatgccccctcccccccccccccgacccgTGCCGCGCCGAGGCCGCCCCTCGCCGCGCTGTCTCCCGTGGTTGGCCGCCGCGCCGTGATGCCTccgccgccctccaccgccgtcctcgccttGCCCTCCAC is from Miscanthus floridulus cultivar M001 chromosome 7, ASM1932011v1, whole genome shotgun sequence and encodes:
- the LOC136463739 gene encoding uncharacterized protein gives rise to the protein MEQSCCYFPLRWESTGDQWWYASPIDWAAADGHYDIVRQLLHLDPNLLIKLTSLRRIRRLEALWDDDARFADAARNRASVARSLLLECQCRNPNHHRPAPAAGAGENTLLRAGYGGWVLYTAASAGDAAFVRELLERDPLLVFGEGEYGVTDMFYAAARGGSADVFRLLLDHAMSPSCSTNCRNGEGGAGRGSVFRPEMMSRAVHAAARGGSVEMLRELLEEGPSSVSTYLDIRGSTVLHAAAGRGQLQVVKYLLASFDIINLTDNHGNTALHVAAYRGHQPVVEAMVAASPSTLSAINNAGDTFLHSAVTGFRTPGFRRLDRQLELMRYLIRERTADIQKIINLRNDAGLTALHLAVVGCAHPDLVELLMTAPSIDLNAEDANGMTALALLKQQLRSATSDRLIKQIVSAGGVLNSSILRTRSAIASQIKMQGGIAGSPGTTFKVSDAEIFLFSGMGAVESLRPSSCSSNGKDDPTHADADCAENHGSSEKRLSSATRAKDRLKMMLRWPRHKAPKKSEDSSPLDSIKKLSEREAETPAPLRQKFTKTTALNGKRTLAVKSSTPSSSSTKKKLNTKLIHGIMEAMPQLAPATTRSGSPTDTLLRSSISSTPQPLAKLKDICLDDEISMVTPPVGKLKDIVLDSDDTTEDPSCSNSSMDDGCGTGTAESVTRKHGCGNGRLINSCFGAQGLTVEDSASGQQTSKMFKQQCLRMS